The Apibacter raozihei genome contains a region encoding:
- a CDS encoding NAD(P)H-dependent glycerol-3-phosphate dehydrogenase, producing the protein MKENEISVETEKYKIAILGAGIMATALTFPLAENGHEVHLVGTHLDKDIIDTIRKTGIHPNLELKIPESVKVYQLEEVEKAFEGADVAMSGVNSFGVDWVGEQLAKVVKPGMMVFSITKGMQADQEGNLFILPDIIKKYFTKELVESVTWSAVVGPSIAGEVAVHRDTCVVFCGEDQDSLNKLAALFRTDYYHVWTSTDFVGMEVAAATKNIYAFAAGFNEGIRDKNNEQGEKYVRFNYGSAVFAQGQVELTQFMELLSDNNVLSPKHLLVGSGDMFVTSMGGRNVKAGRYVGAGIPFSEVRDHYMKGVTMEGVAAIRVIGAAMEPLTRRGIIKDTDFPLLRHLYDIIVNDQPLQMPWNKFFGGEK; encoded by the coding sequence ATGAAAGAAAATGAAATATCAGTTGAAACTGAAAAATATAAAATAGCTATTTTAGGTGCAGGTATAATGGCTACTGCTTTAACGTTTCCGTTGGCTGAAAACGGACATGAAGTTCATTTAGTTGGGACACATTTAGATAAAGATATTATTGATACTATTAGAAAAACGGGGATTCATCCAAATCTGGAATTGAAAATTCCTGAATCAGTTAAAGTATATCAATTAGAAGAAGTTGAAAAAGCTTTTGAAGGAGCAGATGTAGCTATGTCAGGAGTGAATTCGTTTGGAGTTGACTGGGTAGGAGAGCAATTGGCAAAAGTAGTTAAGCCTGGAATGATGGTGTTTTCTATTACTAAAGGAATGCAGGCCGATCAGGAAGGTAATCTTTTTATTCTTCCTGATATCATAAAAAAATACTTTACAAAAGAATTAGTTGAATCAGTTACCTGGTCTGCAGTCGTGGGTCCTTCAATAGCAGGGGAAGTTGCTGTACATCGTGATACATGTGTAGTCTTTTGTGGAGAAGATCAGGATTCTCTAAATAAGTTAGCTGCGTTATTTCGTACAGATTACTATCATGTTTGGACATCCACAGATTTTGTAGGTATGGAAGTAGCTGCAGCAACTAAAAATATTTACGCATTTGCAGCAGGATTTAACGAAGGTATCAGAGATAAAAACAATGAGCAGGGAGAAAAATATGTTCGTTTCAATTATGGTTCAGCAGTATTTGCCCAAGGACAGGTTGAACTTACCCAGTTTATGGAGTTATTGTCAGATAATAATGTTTTAAGTCCTAAGCATTTGTTAGTAGGATCTGGTGATATGTTTGTAACCTCAATGGGCGGCAGAAATGTAAAAGCAGGCAGATATGTTGGAGCAGGAATACCCTTTTCCGAAGTAAGAGATCATTATATGAAAGGGGTAACTATGGAAGGTGTTGCGGCAATAAGGGTTATAGGGGCAGCGATGGAACCTTTAACCAGACGAGGCATTATTAAAGACACAGATTTTCCTTTATTAAGACATTTATACGATATTATTGTTAATGACCAACCTTTACAGATGCCTTGGAATAAATTTTTTGGAGGAGAGAAATAA
- a CDS encoding glycerol-3-phosphate dehydrogenase/oxidase, translating into MERNTFDLSLKRKQRFNDTQQGYDVVIVGGGVNGLGTAWDSALRGMKVLLVEKGDIGSGTSSWSSRMIHGGLKYLEKYDIPLVRESLREREWLVKSAPHLVRELRFIIPFYKQNQNSPFILRLGMIAYDILSFDKSLKSFDFFSKKKILEKEPGLNPDQLTGGCAYSDAQVNYSERLCYEIALSARQAGAEILTHVKATDLEVKQGKIKAIKIRDEISGEEVRVPTQVIINNAGPWIDEVWPKDHISLPRMNGGTKGTHLVVNSFPGAPTDAFYYESDDARPMMVIPWKNRYLIGSTDIPFTGNLDTASATQDEYDYILHETNKVLPEAHLTKNDVIYAYTGVRPLPYSEGAKVSDITRRHKIVDHKQNQLDGLYTLVGGKLTTFRQVGEDFGNILSERFHKNTKSRTRKMKLPGGSISSMYELKKEIENTGIPDSLVNRIADQYGKLGIKLAEFIMEKPERQEIIDESFGLTHGEVEWAVTNEEAYRLSDVVARRIMTGLEDDLGLNSLEAVSVICANLLNWDENRRQEEINSYKNYIKRLQVK; encoded by the coding sequence ATGGAAAGAAATACTTTCGATTTATCACTAAAACGAAAACAACGCTTTAATGATACCCAGCAAGGGTATGATGTAGTTATTGTAGGAGGAGGTGTAAATGGACTAGGCACAGCCTGGGACAGTGCTTTAAGAGGAATGAAAGTTCTTTTAGTTGAAAAAGGAGACATTGGATCCGGCACCTCATCATGGTCAAGCCGAATGATTCATGGCGGATTAAAATATTTGGAAAAATACGATATTCCTCTAGTTCGTGAGTCTTTAAGAGAAAGAGAATGGTTAGTCAAATCTGCACCTCATCTGGTTCGTGAATTACGATTCATTATTCCCTTTTATAAACAAAATCAAAATTCACCTTTTATTCTCAGATTAGGAATGATAGCCTATGATATTCTTTCATTTGATAAATCATTAAAAAGCTTTGATTTTTTTTCGAAAAAAAAGATACTGGAGAAAGAACCAGGACTTAACCCCGATCAACTAACCGGCGGTTGTGCATATTCTGATGCTCAGGTTAATTACTCAGAAAGACTTTGTTATGAGATAGCTTTATCGGCCAGACAAGCAGGTGCAGAAATATTAACGCATGTTAAAGCGACCGATCTTGAAGTTAAACAAGGAAAAATAAAGGCGATTAAAATCAGAGATGAAATAAGCGGTGAAGAAGTGAGGGTCCCAACCCAAGTAATAATTAACAATGCAGGACCATGGATAGACGAAGTCTGGCCTAAAGATCATATTTCGCTACCCCGCATGAATGGAGGCACTAAAGGCACTCACTTAGTTGTAAATTCTTTTCCGGGAGCTCCTACCGATGCATTTTATTATGAATCAGATGACGCTCGCCCCATGATGGTTATACCTTGGAAAAACAGATATCTCATAGGCTCAACTGATATTCCATTTACAGGAAATCTTGACACAGCATCAGCTACTCAGGACGAATACGATTATATTTTACACGAAACCAATAAAGTTCTTCCTGAAGCACATTTGACCAAAAATGACGTAATCTATGCTTATACCGGCGTAAGACCTCTACCTTACAGCGAAGGAGCTAAGGTTTCTGATATTACCCGTAGACACAAAATTGTCGACCATAAACAAAATCAATTAGACGGCCTGTATACACTTGTTGGAGGAAAATTAACAACCTTCAGGCAGGTAGGAGAAGATTTCGGAAACATTTTATCTGAACGATTTCATAAAAATACAAAAAGCAGAACCAGAAAAATGAAATTACCGGGAGGTTCTATTTCATCTATGTATGAACTAAAAAAAGAAATTGAAAATACAGGTATTCCAGATTCTTTAGTCAATCGTATAGCAGACCAATATGGAAAACTAGGCATTAAGCTGGCCGAATTTATTATGGAAAAACCTGAGAGACAAGAAATAATTGACGAATCATTTGGATTAACCCACGGAGAAGTTGAATGGGCGGTAACTAACGAAGAAGCGTACAGACTTTCAGATGTAGTTGCCAGACGTATCATGACAGGATTAGAGGATGATTTAGGTCTCAATTCTCTTGAGGCCGTATCCGTAATTTGTGCTAACCTTTTAAACTGGGATGAAAATAGAAGACAGGAAGAAATAAATAGTTACAAAAATTATATTAAAAGACTTCAGGTGAAGTAA